The following are encoded together in the Nocardioides sp. Arc9.136 genome:
- a CDS encoding ATP-binding protein gives MGRQHDQDTCVTVHLPYHPSSVRRARHLLAEDLRRTGVRESVVDDAGLVVSELLTNGLVHGSPNADRMIAVSWCLRPECLWLSVVDGGSVDELKAVQLNDHALSGRGLAIVDHVCDRWGFERSNGTRVTAELAYA, from the coding sequence ATGGGGCGCCAGCACGACCAGGACACCTGCGTGACGGTGCATCTCCCGTACCACCCGAGCAGCGTCCGGCGGGCGCGGCACCTGCTCGCCGAGGACCTGCGCCGGACCGGCGTGCGCGAGAGCGTCGTCGACGACGCCGGCCTGGTGGTCAGCGAGCTGCTGACCAACGGCCTCGTCCACGGCAGCCCGAACGCCGACCGCATGATCGCCGTCTCCTGGTGCCTGCGGCCCGAGTGCCTCTGGCTCAGCGTGGTGGACGGCGGGAGCGTCGACGAGCTGAAGGCGGTGCAGCTCAACGACCACGCCCTGAGCGGACGCGGGCTCGCGATCGTGGACCACGTGTGCGACCGGTGGGGCTTCGAGCGGTCCAACGGCACGCGGGTCACCGCCGAGCTGGCCTACGCCTGA
- a CDS encoding GuaB1 family IMP dehydrogenase-related protein, with product MQFLNDARPAHDLTYDDVFMVPRHSAVASRYDVDLSTSDGTGATLPLVVANMTAIAGKRMAETVARRGGLVVIPQDIPIPVVTDVVRWVKSRHLVFDTPIELSRHQTVAEALSLIPKRAHKAAVVVDGGRPVGVVSEADCADVDRFAQVQHVMNQAFVTIPADTDPRSAFDALDKAREPLAVAVDADGALVGVLTRTGALRATLYTPAVDDRGGLRIAAAVGVNGDVADKARRLLEAGVDCLVVDTAHGHQDRMLDALRAVRALDPAVPVVAGNVVDADGTRALVEAGADVVKVGVGPGAMCTTRMMTGVGRPQLSAVLECADAARDLGAHVWADGGVRHPRDVALALAAGASSVMIGSWFAGTHESPGDLVEDPSGRAYKVSFGMASARAVANRTSSESAYDRARKGLYEEGISSSRMYLDPVRPGVEDLIDQICSGVRSACTYAGARDLAELHERAVVGVQSAAGYQEGRPLATSW from the coding sequence GTGCAGTTCCTCAACGACGCGCGCCCCGCGCACGACCTGACCTACGACGACGTCTTCATGGTCCCGCGGCACTCCGCGGTCGCCAGCCGGTACGACGTCGACCTGTCGACGAGCGACGGGACCGGCGCCACGCTGCCGCTCGTCGTCGCCAACATGACCGCGATCGCCGGCAAGCGGATGGCGGAGACCGTCGCCCGGCGCGGCGGCCTCGTCGTCATCCCGCAGGACATCCCGATCCCGGTCGTCACCGACGTCGTGCGCTGGGTGAAGAGCCGGCACCTCGTCTTCGACACCCCCATCGAGCTCTCGCGCCACCAGACCGTCGCGGAGGCGCTCTCGCTCATCCCGAAGCGCGCGCACAAGGCGGCCGTCGTCGTCGACGGTGGCCGCCCGGTGGGTGTGGTGTCCGAGGCCGACTGTGCGGACGTCGACCGGTTCGCCCAGGTCCAGCACGTGATGAACCAGGCATTCGTCACCATCCCGGCCGACACCGACCCGCGGTCGGCGTTCGACGCGCTGGACAAGGCGCGGGAGCCGCTCGCCGTCGCGGTGGACGCCGACGGTGCCCTGGTCGGCGTGCTGACCCGCACCGGCGCCCTGCGCGCCACGCTCTACACCCCGGCGGTCGACGACCGGGGCGGCCTGCGGATCGCGGCTGCCGTCGGCGTCAACGGCGACGTCGCCGACAAGGCCCGACGGCTGCTCGAGGCGGGTGTGGACTGCCTCGTCGTCGACACCGCCCACGGCCACCAGGACCGGATGCTCGACGCGCTGCGCGCCGTGCGGGCGCTCGACCCGGCGGTCCCGGTGGTGGCCGGCAACGTCGTCGACGCGGACGGCACGCGTGCGCTGGTCGAGGCCGGCGCCGACGTCGTGAAGGTCGGCGTCGGCCCGGGCGCGATGTGCACGACGCGGATGATGACCGGTGTCGGGCGCCCCCAGCTCTCCGCCGTCCTGGAGTGCGCCGACGCCGCGCGCGACCTCGGCGCGCACGTGTGGGCCGACGGGGGAGTGCGGCACCCGCGCGACGTCGCCCTCGCGCTGGCCGCCGGGGCATCGAGCGTCATGATCGGCTCGTGGTTCGCCGGCACCCACGAGTCGCCCGGGGACCTGGTCGAGGACCCCTCGGGCCGCGCCTACAAGGTCTCCTTCGGGATGGCCTCCGCGCGCGCCGTCGCCAACCGCACGTCGTCGGAGTCGGCGTACGACCGGGCCCGCAAGGGGCTCTACGAGGAGGGCATCTCGTCCTCGCGGATGTACCTCGACCCGGTCCGCCCGGGCGTGGAGGACCTGATCGACCAGATCTGCTCCGGCGTCCGCTCGGCCTGCACGTACGCCGGGGCGCGCGACCTCGCCGAGCTGCACGAGCGCGCGGTCGTCGGGGTCCAGTCCGCGGCCGGCTACCAGGAGGGGCGACCGCTCGCCACCTCCTGGTGA
- a CDS encoding BCCT family transporter, producing MTDQHHAPRPPDQRSTARRVADAVSQPPVDVVHPALDAVPEEQRIERGLDRAVFGVSAAIAVAFLVWGFVSTDSLASASGSALDWVLESTGWLFVLTASGFVVFVLWLALSKFGRIPLGRDDEDPEFSTVSWVAMMFSAGMGIGLMFYGVSEPITFFTEPPPGTGEAGNPRAAETALATTLFHWSLHPWAIYAVVGLTIAYGVYRKGRAQLISAAFEPLLGRHAAGWGGKVIDMFAIFATLFGSAASLGLGALQIGSGLQIVAGVGEVGNGLLVGIIAVLTAAFVLSAVSGVARGIQYLSNINMVLAVLLALFVFVVGPTIFILNLLPTALGTYIGDLPSMAARTGAEGQETADWLASWTIFYWAWWLSWTPFVGMFIARISRGRTIRQFVTGVLLVPSVISLVWFAIFGGTAIDLQRDGTDIAGAGGLESQLFTTLEAFPWATVTGVLVMVLVGIFFVSGADAASIVMGTLSERGTTEPRRPTVIFWGVATGAVAAVMLLVGGSEALSGLQTITIVAALPFVVVMIGLAVSLVKDLRQDPLIVRRQYAVDAVEQAVVAGVTEHGDDFALSVEPGSADDAPASGSSR from the coding sequence GTGACTGATCAGCACCACGCCCCCCGTCCACCCGACCAGAGGTCCACGGCCCGCCGGGTCGCCGACGCCGTCTCCCAGCCGCCGGTCGACGTGGTCCACCCCGCGCTCGACGCGGTGCCCGAGGAGCAGCGCATCGAGCGCGGCCTGGACCGCGCGGTCTTCGGCGTCAGCGCGGCGATCGCCGTGGCGTTCCTCGTCTGGGGGTTCGTCAGCACCGACTCGCTGGCGTCGGCCTCCGGCAGCGCCCTGGACTGGGTCCTGGAGTCGACCGGCTGGCTCTTCGTGCTCACCGCCAGCGGCTTCGTCGTGTTCGTGCTGTGGCTCGCGCTGAGCAAGTTCGGACGGATCCCCCTCGGGCGCGACGACGAGGACCCCGAGTTCAGCACGGTCTCGTGGGTGGCGATGATGTTCAGCGCCGGGATGGGCATCGGGCTGATGTTCTACGGCGTGAGCGAGCCGATCACGTTCTTCACCGAGCCCCCGCCGGGCACCGGTGAGGCCGGCAACCCGCGGGCCGCGGAGACCGCGCTGGCCACCACCCTCTTCCACTGGTCGCTGCACCCCTGGGCGATCTACGCCGTCGTCGGCCTCACCATCGCGTACGGCGTGTACCGCAAGGGCCGCGCCCAGCTCATCTCCGCCGCCTTCGAGCCGCTCCTCGGCCGGCACGCCGCCGGCTGGGGCGGCAAGGTCATCGACATGTTCGCGATCTTCGCGACGCTCTTCGGCTCCGCCGCCTCCCTCGGCCTCGGCGCCCTGCAGATCGGCAGCGGCCTGCAGATCGTCGCCGGCGTCGGCGAGGTCGGCAACGGCCTCCTCGTCGGGATCATCGCGGTGCTGACGGCGGCCTTCGTGCTCTCGGCCGTCTCGGGCGTCGCCCGCGGCATCCAGTACCTGTCGAACATCAACATGGTGCTGGCGGTGCTGCTGGCCCTCTTCGTCTTCGTCGTGGGCCCGACCATCTTCATCCTCAACCTCCTGCCCACCGCGCTCGGCACCTACATCGGCGACCTCCCGTCGATGGCCGCGCGGACCGGCGCCGAGGGCCAGGAGACCGCCGACTGGCTGGCCAGCTGGACGATCTTCTACTGGGCCTGGTGGCTCTCCTGGACGCCGTTCGTCGGCATGTTCATCGCCCGGATCTCGCGTGGGCGGACGATCCGCCAGTTCGTGACCGGCGTGCTGCTCGTCCCCAGCGTCATCAGCCTGGTCTGGTTCGCGATCTTCGGCGGCACCGCCATCGACCTGCAGCGCGACGGCACCGACATCGCCGGCGCCGGCGGGCTGGAGTCCCAGCTCTTCACGACCCTCGAGGCGTTCCCGTGGGCCACGGTCACCGGCGTGCTCGTCATGGTCCTGGTCGGCATCTTCTTCGTCTCCGGCGCGGACGCGGCCTCCATCGTCATGGGCACCCTGTCCGAGCGCGGCACGACCGAGCCGCGGCGTCCCACCGTCATCTTCTGGGGCGTGGCCACCGGGGCCGTCGCCGCGGTGATGCTGCTGGTCGGCGGGTCCGAGGCGCTCTCGGGCCTGCAGACCATCACGATCGTCGCCGCGCTGCCGTTCGTCGTCGTGATGATCGGCCTGGCCGTGTCGCTGGTGAAGGACCTCCGCCAGGACCCGCTCATCGTGCGCCGTCAGTACGCCGTGGACGCCGTCGAGCAGGCCGTCGTCGCCGGTGTCACCGAGCACGGCGACGACTTCGCGCTCTCGGTCGAGCCCGGCTCGGCCGACGACGCACCCGCCAGCGGCAGCAGCCGCTGA
- a CDS encoding pyruvate, water dikinase regulatory protein: MNASSEHDVVPVFFLSDSTGISAETMGNALLIQFPDLHFERTLIPFIHSVEDARRVVGMLDEVVDGGVTPLVFTTAANDEVRAELSRTKAPLLDFFGMHMAKVESVLGRPGMREAARLHGVGDIKRYNARMAAIEFTIEHDDGQSLRALEKSDVILLAPSRCGKTPTSMYLALQHGLFVANYPLVDEDLDADELPDVVRPYLERCFGLTTTVDRLSRVRNERRPGSRYASPDQCRWELRRADALFGAHRIPVIDSSAKSVEEISALILQTLKSSARKRARRQHDASTKGTRP, translated from the coding sequence ATGAACGCGAGCAGCGAGCACGACGTCGTACCGGTCTTCTTCCTGTCCGACTCCACCGGGATCAGCGCGGAGACGATGGGCAACGCCCTGCTCATCCAGTTCCCCGACCTCCACTTCGAGCGGACGCTCATCCCCTTCATCCACTCCGTCGAGGACGCCCGCCGGGTGGTCGGCATGCTCGACGAGGTCGTCGACGGCGGCGTCACGCCGCTCGTCTTCACCACCGCCGCGAACGACGAGGTGCGCGCCGAGCTGTCGCGCACGAAGGCGCCGCTCCTCGACTTCTTCGGGATGCACATGGCGAAGGTGGAGTCGGTGCTGGGACGGCCCGGCATGCGCGAGGCGGCCCGGCTGCACGGCGTCGGAGACATCAAGCGCTACAACGCCCGGATGGCGGCCATCGAGTTCACCATCGAGCACGACGACGGCCAGAGCCTGCGGGCGCTGGAGAAGTCCGACGTGATCCTGCTGGCGCCCTCACGCTGCGGCAAGACGCCGACCAGCATGTACCTCGCCCTGCAGCACGGGTTGTTCGTCGCCAACTACCCGCTCGTCGACGAGGACCTGGACGCCGACGAGCTCCCCGACGTCGTCAGGCCCTACCTGGAGCGCTGCTTCGGCCTCACCACGACCGTCGACCGGCTCAGCCGGGTCCGCAACGAGCGTCGGCCGGGTTCGCGGTACGCCTCGCCCGACCAGTGCCGTTGGGAGCTGCGTCGGGCCGACGCGCTCTTCGGAGCCCACCGGATCCCGGTCATCGACTCCTCCGCCAAGTCCGTCGAGGAGATCTCGGCGCTCATCCTCCAGACCCTCAAGTCCAGCGCACGCAAGCGGGCGCGTCGACAGCACGACGCCAGCACGAAAGGGACACGTCCATGA
- a CDS encoding LysR substrate-binding domain-containing protein, with translation MSTPPFRVGFVTGATPDKWARHWRDRRRREPLELVPVTEEDQERVLREGEVDMCLVRLPVERDGLHLVRLYDELPVAVVGDEHLLTLADDVTLADLAEEQLVLPHRSGWRPDVPQLDWPPMSVKDAIEVVASGTGVVIVPMSIARLHNRRDVEHRVVTDLEPTTVGLAWLVDRDDEQCQAFVGIVRGRSVRSTRG, from the coding sequence GTGAGCACCCCGCCGTTCCGCGTCGGCTTCGTCACCGGAGCCACCCCCGACAAGTGGGCCCGGCACTGGCGCGACCGGCGCCGCCGCGAGCCGCTCGAGCTGGTGCCGGTCACCGAGGAGGACCAGGAGCGCGTGCTGCGCGAGGGCGAGGTCGACATGTGCCTCGTCCGGCTCCCGGTCGAGCGCGACGGCCTCCACCTGGTCCGGCTGTACGACGAGCTGCCGGTCGCCGTCGTCGGCGACGAGCACCTGCTCACCCTCGCCGACGACGTGACGCTCGCCGACCTGGCCGAGGAGCAGCTGGTCCTCCCCCACCGGTCCGGCTGGCGCCCCGACGTACCGCAGCTGGACTGGCCGCCGATGTCGGTCAAGGACGCGATCGAGGTCGTCGCCAGCGGCACCGGGGTCGTGATCGTCCCCATGTCGATCGCCCGGCTCCACAACCGCAGAGACGTCGAGCACCGGGTGGTCACCGACCTGGAGCCGACGACGGTGGGCCTGGCCTGGCTGGTGGACCGCGACGACGAGCAGTGCCAGGCGTTCGTCGGGATCGTGCGCGGACGGTCGGTGCGCAGCACCCGAGGGTGA
- a CDS encoding type 1 glutamine amidotransferase domain-containing protein, with protein MSEQSMSGKTIAFLVSTEGIEQAELTGPWQAVQEAGGTPVLISTESGEVQAFDHLDKADTFPVDQVVDDVSIDDYDGLVLPGGAPNGDLLRTFEGAVAFVRQFVEAGKPTAVICHAPWVLVEADVVKGRQLTSWPSLQTDIRNAGGTWVDQEVVVDGNLVTSRQPDDIPAFNREFLALVSAGA; from the coding sequence GTGAGCGAGCAGTCCATGTCCGGCAAGACCATCGCGTTCCTCGTCTCGACCGAGGGGATCGAGCAGGCCGAGCTGACCGGCCCGTGGCAGGCGGTGCAGGAGGCCGGCGGCACGCCCGTGCTGATCAGCACCGAGTCCGGCGAGGTCCAGGCGTTCGACCACCTCGACAAGGCCGACACGTTCCCCGTCGACCAGGTCGTCGACGACGTGAGCATCGACGACTACGACGGGCTGGTGCTCCCCGGCGGCGCCCCGAACGGTGACCTGCTCCGCACGTTCGAGGGTGCGGTGGCCTTTGTCCGGCAGTTCGTGGAGGCCGGCAAGCCGACGGCGGTCATCTGCCACGCACCCTGGGTGCTGGTCGAGGCCGACGTCGTCAAGGGCCGCCAGCTCACCTCCTGGCCGAGCCTCCAGACCGACATCCGCAACGCCGGCGGCACCTGGGTCGACCAGGAGGTCGTCGTGGACGGCAACCTCGTCACCAGCCGCCAGCCCGACGACATCCCGGCGTTCAACCGCGAGTTCCTCGCGCTGGTCTCCGCCGGAGCGTGA
- a CDS encoding DUF5703 family protein: MSRVHRLPLNRGVEWEFDKITFSREFPRNVVTKLLVERAEHGGWELDRVRITPDGTRRVILRRKIIRAVRTA; this comes from the coding sequence ATGTCCCGGGTCCACCGTCTGCCGCTGAACCGCGGGGTCGAGTGGGAGTTCGACAAGATCACGTTCTCCCGCGAGTTCCCCCGCAACGTCGTCACCAAGCTGCTGGTCGAGCGCGCCGAGCACGGCGGCTGGGAGCTCGACCGGGTCCGGATCACCCCCGACGGCACCCGCCGGGTGATCCTGCGCCGCAAGATCATCCGGGCGGTCCGCACCGCCTGA
- a CDS encoding M20/M25/M40 family metallo-hydrolase: MPNDDRSDAPQTAHDPAAEVVELCRDLIRIDTSNYGDQDGPGERRAAEHVATLLDEVGIESRMIESEPGRTSVIARWGGAGAGGRDDALLLHGHLDVVPAAAEDWQVDPFSGEVQDGYVWGRGAVDMKDFDAMLLSVVRARQRAGRVPERPIVLCFTADEEAGGHKGAQVIVDEHAEELEGVTEAVGEVGGFSATVRGRRVYLIEAAEKGMAWMKLTARGRAGHGSMINTDNAVTRLSAAVARIGAHQWPVRLTPTMEVLLATVADLAGTEATPENAPALIEEFGGAARMLGAVITNTTNPTMLSAGYKVNVIPTEATAYVDGRFLPGFEDEFFATLAELTGEGVEIEHVSHQQPWETPYEGHLVDAMTRSILAEDEDAVVAPYLMSGGTDAKHFRRLGMRSYGFAPLRLPADLDFTALFHGVDERVPVDALEFGARVFDRFLDDV; encoded by the coding sequence ATGCCGAACGACGACCGCTCCGACGCTCCGCAGACCGCCCACGACCCGGCCGCAGAGGTGGTCGAGCTCTGCCGTGACCTGATCCGGATCGACACCTCGAACTACGGCGACCAGGACGGCCCGGGGGAGCGGAGGGCGGCCGAGCACGTCGCGACGCTGCTCGACGAGGTCGGCATCGAGTCCCGCATGATCGAGTCCGAGCCGGGCCGTACGTCGGTCATCGCGCGGTGGGGCGGCGCGGGCGCCGGCGGCAGGGACGACGCGCTACTGCTCCACGGCCACCTCGACGTCGTGCCGGCCGCGGCCGAGGACTGGCAGGTGGACCCGTTCTCCGGCGAGGTCCAGGACGGCTACGTCTGGGGGCGCGGCGCGGTCGACATGAAGGACTTCGACGCGATGCTCCTCTCCGTCGTCCGCGCCCGGCAACGGGCCGGCCGGGTCCCCGAGCGCCCGATCGTCCTGTGCTTCACCGCCGACGAGGAGGCGGGCGGCCACAAGGGCGCCCAGGTGATCGTCGACGAGCACGCCGAGGAGCTGGAGGGCGTCACGGAGGCGGTCGGCGAGGTCGGCGGGTTCTCCGCGACCGTGCGCGGCCGGCGCGTGTACCTCATCGAGGCCGCCGAGAAGGGCATGGCCTGGATGAAGCTGACCGCCCGCGGCCGAGCCGGCCACGGCTCGATGATCAACACCGACAACGCCGTCACGCGGCTCAGCGCCGCCGTGGCGCGCATCGGCGCCCACCAGTGGCCCGTGCGCCTGACCCCGACCATGGAGGTGCTCCTGGCGACGGTCGCGGACCTCGCCGGTACCGAGGCCACGCCGGAGAACGCTCCCGCCCTCATCGAGGAGTTCGGGGGAGCGGCCCGCATGCTCGGCGCGGTGATCACCAACACGACCAACCCGACGATGCTGTCGGCCGGCTACAAGGTCAACGTCATCCCCACCGAGGCCACCGCGTACGTCGACGGCCGGTTCCTCCCCGGCTTCGAGGACGAGTTCTTCGCGACGCTGGCCGAGCTGACCGGCGAGGGCGTCGAGATCGAGCACGTCTCCCACCAGCAGCCCTGGGAGACGCCGTACGAGGGGCACCTCGTCGACGCCATGACCCGCTCGATCCTCGCCGAGGACGAGGACGCCGTGGTCGCGCCGTACCTGATGAGCGGTGGCACCGACGCCAAGCACTTCCGCAGGCTCGGGATGCGCTCCTACGGCTTCGCGCCGCTGCGCCTGCCGGCGGACCTCGACTTCACCGCGCTCTTCCACGGCGTCGACGAGCGGGTGCCGGTCGACGCGCTGGAGTTCGGCGCGCGCGTCTTCGACCGCTTCCTCGACGACGTCTGA
- the ppsA gene encoding phosphoenolpyruvate synthase produces the protein MTSQNVRWFSELGLADLEEVGGKNASLGEMVSQLADLGVRVPDGFATTAQAFHRFIGDTGLAARINGLLDGLDTDDVRRLSEVGREIRDAVVGQPFPEDLEADIRSAYERLAEQSAGAEGEEPSFAVRSSATAEDLPDASFAGQQETFLNVRGIDAVLTAIREVFASLYNDRAIAYRVHHGFAHADVGLSAGVQRMVRSDLASSGVMFTMDTESGFTDAVFVTSAYGLGEGVVQGAVNPDEFYVYKPALRAGRPAVLKRGVGGKATKMVYTDDATVGRTTEFVDVAPQESRLLSLTDDEVEELARHALTIEEHYGRPMDIEWGKDGLDGRLYVLQARPETVQSRHTGALERFKIDRAVTKGADVLVEGRAIGQKIGSGAVRVLTSIDDMHEFNPGEVLVADMTDPDWEPIMKRAAAIVTNRGGRTCHAAIIARELGIPAVVGTGSGTRDLADGREVTVSCAEGDTGLVYEGLLDFDVERTELDSMPDVPVKIMMNVGTPEQAFAFSRLPHAGVGLARLEFVINRQIGIHPKALLDLAGDPGSLPADLREEVEELTAAYPGPREFFVQRVAEGVAMIAAAFAPEPVIVRMSDFKSNEYANLVGGELYEPEEENPMIGYRGASRYLSEDFADCFAMECEALRYVRDEMGLTNVKVMIPFVRTTTEARGVIELLGRNGLRRGENDLQVVMMCEVPSNAVIADQFLEHFDGFSIGSNDMTQLTLGLDRDSALVAGGFDERDPAVLHMLELAIKACKAQGKYVGICGQGPSDHPDLARWLLDQGIESMSLNPDTVVDTWLDLAKQGPASSG, from the coding sequence ATGACCAGCCAGAACGTCCGGTGGTTCTCCGAGCTCGGGCTCGCCGACCTCGAGGAGGTGGGCGGCAAGAACGCCTCCCTCGGCGAGATGGTCTCCCAGCTCGCCGACCTGGGGGTGCGCGTGCCCGACGGGTTCGCGACCACCGCCCAGGCGTTCCACCGCTTCATCGGTGACACCGGGCTGGCCGCGCGGATCAACGGGCTGCTCGACGGCCTGGACACCGACGACGTGCGCCGCCTGTCCGAGGTCGGCCGCGAGATCCGCGACGCGGTCGTCGGCCAGCCGTTCCCCGAGGACCTCGAGGCCGACATCCGGAGCGCCTACGAGCGGCTCGCCGAGCAGTCGGCCGGCGCCGAGGGCGAGGAGCCGTCGTTCGCCGTCCGGTCCTCGGCGACCGCCGAGGACCTGCCCGACGCGTCGTTCGCGGGCCAGCAGGAGACGTTCCTCAACGTCCGCGGGATCGACGCTGTGCTCACCGCCATCCGCGAGGTGTTCGCCTCGCTCTACAACGACCGCGCGATCGCCTACCGCGTGCACCACGGCTTCGCCCACGCCGACGTCGGGCTCTCGGCCGGCGTCCAGCGGATGGTGCGCTCCGACCTCGCGTCGTCCGGCGTGATGTTCACGATGGACACCGAGTCGGGCTTCACCGACGCGGTCTTCGTGACCTCGGCGTACGGCCTCGGCGAGGGTGTCGTCCAGGGTGCGGTGAACCCCGACGAGTTCTACGTCTACAAGCCGGCGCTCCGCGCCGGGCGGCCCGCGGTGCTCAAGCGCGGCGTCGGCGGGAAGGCCACCAAGATGGTCTACACCGACGACGCCACGGTCGGGCGGACCACCGAGTTCGTCGACGTCGCGCCGCAGGAGAGCCGGCTGCTCTCGCTGACCGACGACGAGGTCGAGGAGCTGGCCCGCCACGCGCTGACCATCGAGGAGCACTACGGGCGCCCGATGGACATCGAGTGGGGCAAGGACGGGCTCGACGGCCGGCTCTACGTCCTCCAGGCGCGCCCGGAGACCGTCCAGTCGCGCCACACCGGTGCCCTCGAGCGGTTCAAGATCGACCGGGCCGTAACCAAGGGGGCCGACGTCCTGGTCGAGGGCCGGGCGATCGGCCAGAAGATCGGGTCGGGCGCGGTGCGCGTGCTCACCTCGATCGACGACATGCACGAGTTCAACCCCGGCGAGGTCCTGGTCGCCGACATGACCGACCCCGACTGGGAGCCGATCATGAAGCGCGCGGCGGCCATCGTCACCAACCGGGGCGGACGCACCTGCCACGCCGCGATCATCGCCCGTGAGCTGGGCATCCCTGCCGTCGTGGGCACCGGCAGCGGCACCCGTGACCTCGCCGACGGGCGGGAGGTGACCGTCTCCTGCGCCGAGGGCGACACCGGCCTGGTCTACGAGGGCCTGCTCGACTTCGACGTCGAGCGCACCGAGCTCGACTCGATGCCCGACGTCCCGGTCAAGATCATGATGAACGTCGGCACCCCGGAGCAGGCGTTCGCGTTCTCCCGGCTGCCGCACGCGGGGGTGGGGCTGGCGCGGCTGGAGTTCGTCATCAACCGCCAGATCGGCATCCACCCCAAGGCGCTGCTCGACCTGGCCGGCGACCCGGGCTCGCTGCCGGCCGACCTGCGCGAGGAGGTCGAGGAGCTGACCGCGGCGTACCCGGGTCCGCGGGAGTTCTTCGTCCAGCGCGTCGCCGAGGGCGTCGCCATGATCGCCGCGGCGTTCGCGCCGGAGCCGGTGATCGTGCGGATGAGCGACTTCAAGTCCAACGAGTACGCCAATCTCGTCGGCGGCGAGCTGTACGAGCCGGAGGAGGAGAACCCGATGATCGGGTACCGCGGCGCGTCGCGGTACCTCTCGGAGGACTTCGCCGACTGCTTCGCGATGGAGTGCGAAGCGCTGCGGTACGTGCGCGACGAGATGGGCCTGACGAACGTCAAGGTGATGATCCCGTTCGTGCGGACCACCACGGAGGCCCGGGGCGTCATCGAGCTGCTCGGCCGCAACGGCCTGCGGCGCGGGGAGAACGACCTGCAGGTCGTGATGATGTGCGAGGTGCCGTCCAACGCGGTGATCGCCGACCAGTTCCTCGAGCACTTCGACGGGTTCTCGATCGGCTCCAACGACATGACCCAGCTGACCCTGGGGCTGGACCGCGACTCCGCGCTGGTGGCCGGCGGCTTCGACGAGCGCGACCCCGCGGTGCTGCACATGCTCGAGCTGGCGATCAAGGCCTGCAAGGCGCAGGGCAAGTACGTCGGCATCTGCGGCCAGGGCCCCTCGGACCACCCCGACCTCGCCCGGTGGTTGCTCGACCAGGGCATCGAGTCGATGTCGCTCAACCCCGACACCGTGGTCGACACCTGGCTGGACCTGGCCAAGCAGGGTCCCGCCTCCTCGGGCTGA
- the galK gene encoding galactokinase, with amino-acid sequence MTYLEPGRPDQIAADLRGAFQQRYGAAAAAVGRAPGRVNLIGEHTDYNRGLVLPLALPHATYAAAAPRTDGRVRVASLQDDSVWEGTLDEAGPGGPRGWATYAAGVLWALREAGVDLPGADLLVDGRVPLGAGLSSSAALECSVAVAVLALAGRDLDAGARRLVVDACIRAETEVAGAPTGGMDQTVAVLAEEGAALLVDFDTDESRPVHLDLAGLTLLVTDTRVSHELIDGGYAARRADCEAAAAELGVPSLRQADLESVERIGDERVRRRARHIVTETDRVQPVADALAAGDRDTVERLFALSHASMRDDFEISCDELDAAVAVAVEAGAVGARMTGGGFGGSSVAIVPDERVEAVMRAIDTEFALRGFATPAHLRAEPSAGAGLV; translated from the coding sequence GTGACCTATCTCGAGCCCGGCCGTCCCGACCAGATCGCCGCCGACCTGCGCGGCGCCTTCCAGCAGCGGTACGGCGCCGCCGCGGCCGCCGTCGGCCGCGCGCCGGGACGCGTCAACCTGATCGGCGAGCACACCGACTACAACCGCGGCCTCGTCCTCCCGCTGGCGCTCCCCCACGCGACGTACGCCGCCGCCGCGCCCCGCACCGACGGCCGGGTGCGCGTGGCCAGCCTCCAGGACGACTCGGTCTGGGAGGGGACGCTCGACGAGGCCGGACCGGGTGGGCCGCGCGGCTGGGCGACGTACGCCGCGGGCGTGCTGTGGGCGCTGCGCGAGGCGGGCGTCGACCTCCCCGGCGCCGACCTGTTGGTCGACGGGCGGGTGCCGCTGGGCGCCGGGCTGTCCAGCTCGGCGGCGCTGGAGTGCTCCGTGGCCGTCGCCGTGCTGGCGCTGGCCGGTCGGGACCTGGACGCGGGGGCCCGGCGGCTCGTCGTGGACGCCTGCATCCGCGCCGAGACCGAGGTCGCCGGGGCGCCCACCGGTGGCATGGACCAGACCGTGGCCGTGCTCGCCGAGGAGGGCGCCGCGCTGCTGGTCGACTTCGACACCGACGAGAGCCGACCGGTCCACCTGGACCTGGCCGGTCTCACCCTGCTCGTGACCGACACCCGGGTCTCCCACGAGCTCATCGACGGCGGGTACGCCGCCCGGCGGGCCGACTGCGAGGCGGCCGCGGCCGAGCTCGGCGTGCCCTCGCTGCGCCAGGCGGACCTGGAGTCCGTCGAGCGCATCGGCGACGAGCGGGTGCGGCGCCGGGCGCGGCACATCGTCACCGAGACCGACCGCGTGCAGCCGGTCGCCGACGCCCTCGCCGCCGGTGACCGGGACACGGTGGAGCGGCTCTTCGCGCTGTCGCACGCCTCGATGCGCGACGACTTCGAGATCTCCTGCGACGAGCTCGACGCGGCCGTCGCCGTCGCCGTCGAGGCCGGCGCCGTCGGCGCCCGGATGACCGGTGGCGGCTTCGGCGGCTCCTCGGTGGCGATCGTGCCCGACGAGCGGGTCGAGGCCGTGATGCGAGCCATCGACACCGAGTTCGCCCTGCGCGGCTTCGCCACGCCGGCGCACCTGCGTGCCGAGCCGTCCGCGGGGGCCGGCCTGGTCTGA